The following DNA comes from Papaver somniferum cultivar HN1 chromosome 4, ASM357369v1, whole genome shotgun sequence.
ATTCGACTCCATTTTTCCAGCGTATCCGCCTCCCCGCTACACGCCCTATTAACATATTTACAGTCTATATTAACATGATTATCCAAAAAATTAGACACATCCTTCAGTATTGTTCTTGTTCTCCATTCCCACGAAGATGTCTTGTTGTTCAAAAAGTTTACAGCTTCCTTACAATCTATTCTTATCCTGATGTTGCTTAGATTCAACTGTGTGGCCCATTGCACTGTTTTTTGTATTGTTAATCCTTCTGCAGTTGTTGGTCCTGTGGTGGTTCCTGAGAAAAAAGAAATGTCAGCAATCCTATTATCCCTCCAGTAAATTATTCCAACCCCATAAGTACCATTATCCTCATCATATGAAGCATCCACATAGAAAATATCATGTTTTGCATCTTCTGCAGAAGTTGTATTTGATGCAGAAATACATTTATTTCTCCTTTTTTCTACGCATCTTCCCCCTGTATTTTCCTTACATTCATTTATAAAGTTTTAAATTTTCTTTAAACATTCTATTGGGTTTGTCTTAGCCCTGTTGAAGGCTATTTCATTTCTGTGTTTCCAAACCTGCCAACAAATACTAGATATTTCTTTCCATTCCCATTTATCAGGTGAAAACCAACTGCGAATCCAATTCATGAAATCCGCATTGTAACTCGTAATCTGAATTCCTAATCCAAACCAAACCGCTCTCTTAAAAGCACAATGTACAAACAAATGTGCTGATGTCTCTGGTTGATTATCATTACATAGCACACAACAGGGATTCACATGTTTCAGAAAACCATTCATATTTTCTCTTAAAGGTAAAACATCAGCCGCCATTCTCCAAGTGAATAAATTCACTCTGGGGATAATTTTCATGCGCCATATTTTGTTCCACACTTTATCTACATTATCATGATGTTCATGTGACAGTATCCTATATGCTGACTTAGTAGTGAGTTCCCCATTTTTAGTTCCCTCCCACCTAAGTTTATCCTGATTTCCTACATTGATGTATATGGATTTTATTCTAGATGAAATCACAGGTGTGAAAACATAATCTATCAAAGATATATTCCATTGACCTGTATTATCCATTAGATCAGACACATATGTTAAGTCTTCATTGTGCCAGCCAGTTAAAATACCTGTCTTAGGAATCAATTATCCTTTGCAATATCTATACTTCTACCATTACCCACTTCCCAGATACTATTCTCCTTTATGATTTCTAAGCCTTTATTTATACTTGTCCATATCCAAGAATTATTGTATTTTGAACTCTTGTGGAAAGGATGATTTCTGGGAAAATACTATCCCTTAAGCAGACGAACCCATAAATCGTTTGGGTTATTTAGAAATCTCCACGCTAACATACTTAACAAAGAAAAATTCATTCTATGTGGATTCCTTATGCCCAAACCTTCACAAGACTTTGGTGTACAAACCTTATACCAAGATTTTGGATAATAAGCTTTCTTAGGGTTATCTTTGTTCCACCAGAAATCCCTTTGAACTATCTACAGAAGTAGGAAATTCTAGACACTGCATTTGGTAAATTGGAAATGCAGATAAAGTAGAGTTAATCAGGACAATGCGGCCTGCTTGAGCTAAAATCTTCGCTTTCCATCCATGGAGAGATTTGTAAGCCTTCTCAAGAAGCGGTTCAAAATTTAGAGCTCTTTGTCTATTAAAAAACAGAGGTGTACCCAGGTATTTTTCATCCTTTGATATCCTCTGGACCCTTAGCATTCTAGCTAAAATTTTCATATGTTTATTATGAACTTTCTTGCTAAAATATACCCCTAATTTGTGATAGTTAATGTTTTGTCCCGATGATTTGCTAAAAACATCTAATATATGCATTAACTTCTTGACTTCAGCCATATCAGCTTTACAGAAAATAAAGCAATCGTCTGCAAATAATAGATGCGATATCACATGACAATTTCTATTTAGTTGCATACCCGTAAAGGATCTATTTTGTTCCGCATACACAAAAAGTTGAGACAAACCCTCTAGGGAAGTGATGAACAAATATGGGGATAAGGGGTCTCCTTGTCGGAGACCCCTTGAAGGTATAAATTGAATTCCTGGAACCCTGTTTAAGAGAACAGTTGATATGCATTCATAAATCATATCACACCATTTCTCAGAAAAATCAAAGTTCTTGAACATACACAATGAAATTCCATTCCATCTTGTCAAAAGCTTTGGATAAGTGTAACTTTAATGCTAAAAAGCCTTTTTTGGACTTACTACTTTGCATATAATGCAACATTTCGAGAGTTATAACTATGTTGTCCACTATCTGTCTCTTTGGAATAAAAGCAGACTGATTTGGATTTGGAGCTATAATTTTTTGAAGAAAAGATTTTAATCTAGTGGccaatatttttgaaattaatttGTATAAAGCATTGCTCAAACTTATTGGCCTGAAATCAACTGGAGTAATATGATTCTCTATTTTAGGGATTAAAGCAATGAAATTTTCATTCAAAGAATCCGGAAGTTTACCTGATTCAAAAAAATTTCTTACTAGATTAACACCTCTTGCTCCAAAGGATTCCAATGAGCTTGAAAAAATCCTGGTGGGTATCCATCTGGCCCTGGAGTTCCCCAAGCATTCATGTTAAACAACACTTTTCTAATTTCTTTCGTATCTGGTACTCTGATTAACtcttcattttcactatttgtaatAACTTTAGGAATAATATGATCAAAAATTGAATCAATATTTTGTCCTTCAGTTGTACTTATACCCTGAAAATGATTTTTAAGGAGAACATCCAATTGTTCTTTCTCTTCTAACCAAAGCCCTGAATTATCTCTTAAAGAGTGAATGTGGTTATGCCTTTTCCTATTTGAAGCCACAACATGAAAATATTTAGTAGTTCATAAAACATATTTAACTCATACTACAAAGTCCAGAATTCACTAAAGGGAATGAACTCCATCCCCATAAGCAAGACTATCACAAGGATAGTCCACCAACATTGGTGAACTACTACCACAAGAAAAACATAAAGCACGAAGTTCACAAAATACGATGAGCTCCATCTCCATAAGCAGGACTAGCACAACATAGTTCACCAATAGTGGTGAACTCCtaccacaaaacaaacaaaaagcacGGAGTTCACCAAAGACGATGAACTCCATCTCCATAAGCAGGACTAGCACAAATATATTTCACCAATAGTGGTGAACTCCTACCACGAAACATACATAGAGCACGGAGTTCACCAAAGACGGTGAACTCCATCTCCATAAGCAGGACTAGCACAAATATAGTTCTGAAGAAAACATCAATCATATTTTATGGGACTGTGACTTCAGTCAAATCATTTGGAAATGGCTGGGtggaatattttttttattaaatccaAATTTTTTTGAAGAGATGTTATCAAGAGCAAAGCACGGAAGTCCTGCAATTAAAGATCTGTGGAAGGTAGCATCTTTCATAACAATgaaagaaatttggtttcaaagaaACAAATGTGTATTTGAAGAAGATAAAGTTAATATAAAACTTATCCAAGACAGAATTGTGAAGCTTACTACAGAAAGTGAAATCAG
Coding sequences within:
- the LOC113272857 gene encoding uncharacterized protein LOC113272857, with the translated sequence MDNTGQWNISLIDYVFTPVISSRIKSIYINVGNQDKLRWEGTKNGELTTKSAYRILSHEHHDNVDKVWNKIWRMKIIPRVNLFTWRMAADVLPLRENMNGFLKHVNPCCVLCNDNQPETSAHLFVHCAFKRAVWFGLGIQITSYNADFMNWIRSWFSPDKWEWKEISSICWQENTGGRCVEKRRNKCISASNTTSAEDAKHDIFYVDASYDEDNGTYGVGIIYWRDNRIADISFFSGTTTGPTTAEGLTIQKTVQWATQLNLSNIRIRIDCKEAVNFLNNKTSSWEWRTRTILKDVSNFLDNHVNIDCKYVNRACSGEADTLEKWSRIRKKCFVSND